TCACGCAACCTTTTCAACATCTCGAACTCCTTTCCCAAAAACACGTCCCCTGGGGAATATATTTTGAGTCATGATTTCTTCCCACCGGAGATATCCTTGAATACACCTCTATCTAATCTGCATTCTCTCCGATGAAAGCACCCGATCGAAATCCAACACCATGAACTCTTGTCCTTCGATTTCACATACGCCGTCGACAAATTCTTCGATGAATTCCGTGACCGCGGTCGTCGGCTGCCGAATTTGATCCAGGTTCAAATATCGAATCCCACGCACCTGATCGACGAGCACACAGGTAGAGATCTCTCCATCGCTCGATCGCGCGACCAACATTCTTTTATCCTGCCCCGGATCGGCATCCGGCAAGCCCATGAAGATGCGTAAATCGATTACCGAGACGATGTCCCCGCGCAAGTTGGCAACCCCCAGAACCCATTCCGGCACGTTGGGCACCGGCGTGGCATTCAATGGCTCACCAATCTCGACTACGTTATCGATGGACACCGCATATTCATACTCGCCGAGGGCGAACGTTACATGCTGCTTCCCTTCGATCGCTTCGATCTGACGAACAAAAGGCAAGGCGGCCAACGTCGCCCGTTCCATGGCTTTCTCGTCGCCTTCATCGATGGACGCAATCAACGTCGCAAGCAGGGTCCGACCTTTCTCAGGATCGAAGAAAATCTCGTGGCTCGACCCGATCGCGATTCCTTCGTCCGGCAAATCTTGATCCGCGATCTGAGAATCGATTTCTGCTTTATTCAAACCGGTCGACGAAGGGGCTTTGGTTTTTCGTTCGGCTGCAGTTGATCCTTCGAGCCGAGATTCCGGCTTCGCGGCGGCCGCGGGTTTCTCCTCCGACTTGGGCTTCGGCGTCGTCTTCTTCGCCGTCCGCTTGCGGGATGCGGTTTTCGGCTTCGCGGCGGCCGCGGGTTTCTCCTCCGACTTGGGCTTCGGCGTCGTCTTCTTCGCCGTCCGC
The nucleotide sequence above comes from Anaerolineales bacterium. Encoded proteins:
- a CDS encoding chemotaxis protein CheW; the encoded protein is MQKDKDKSTKPLFDDPFAQADDTGKPEETPVKPEAELRKRAPARPKSEKEPAAVAKSKTASRKRTAKKTTPKPKSEEKPAAAAKPKTASRKRTAKKTTPKPKSEEKPAAAAKPKTASRKRTAKKTTPKPKSEEKPAAAAKPESRLEGSTAAERKTKAPSSTGLNKAEIDSQIADQDLPDEGIAIGSSHEIFFDPEKGRTLLATLIASIDEGDEKAMERATLAALPFVRQIEAIEGKQHVTFALGEYEYAVSIDNVVEIGEPLNATPVPNVPEWVLGVANLRGDIVSVIDLRIFMGLPDADPGQDKRMLVARSSDGEISTCVLVDQVRGIRYLNLDQIRQPTTAVTEFIEEFVDGVCEIEGQEFMVLDFDRVLSSERMQIR